The Entelurus aequoreus isolate RoL-2023_Sb linkage group LG11, RoL_Eaeq_v1.1, whole genome shotgun sequence genome includes the window ttaaataaaagtctgcttacagctgagccaatgggaggtactctattccgcccataaaatacaatcaaaaaacatccaaaaagcaacaacaatactccatttacatttcgtaacttgaatattaaccaagtattagtgatgttgttattataagcgctaacgcagactatttatagcagcgccatgatcacgagcttgtgtgtaatgtttacatcatcgagtggtaagcCACTTgcttgcttccctgctccctggaagtttattctggatcataaatcatgcctttcacacAGATAGAATAaggctgaggacgtattccgacaagttagtacactttgacagccaaattaGACATGGAAATTGcgggaacgacacaaaaagacgcttggttccaccacttttcttcgcaaggattatgagtcattcttcaaataatgggaatatatgaacatccgagcagttggcatcctaatgacagcagacattgtacagtaagtgctgttttattatgttagttggctctcataaagtctgcagtgagtaataatcagtgatgttgttaaaaaaTATGCCGCATatatttaaaatgatcaaaatacattcatattaaatgttattataaatgtgcccattactacattacatatatacttacataatgtgtataaaaccttaatggaggtagatgttttttttaacagttttataGGCAAAATTGAACGGCTCCCTTTggatccattgtaagcagacttttgatagtatttatttaatgtttagaatatattaaaaaacaaattcatccatcgtcatgtttttcataatgattgtgaacgataggctcatttccaaaaaagtgcagttccccttcaaggctGCCGAGCAGATAGTTTGGATTTCTGTAGAGATCTGTACAGTTcagaaataaatactgtattcctaaacaatgtttgttttacatgtaatgttttgtattgcattgttattgaaataaagtttaaaaaaaacaaaacagaacatgGTAACGGCAACAGTATTTGTTTGTTTACGGCACGCACGAATGTAACTGCCATAAAACaagttgacaggaagtgacatagTTTTGCGGATGACGACCGATCGTGTCTTCCGGTACTGATCGTGTAGTGACAGgccttacaaagtgtttatactgtaagtattgtgcttattacacaccagctgtttgattttaacGGTCATCTGAGTTGcatttttcattaccaaatttggaggggtTGCAATCGCcaagtaaaattgctaatgctaatggtAGCCTGTCTATGGACATCCaaggtaaattagcatcaagctagtgcattttggaaaagtggagccttacttcacGTTTTAGCGTACTAGCATACTGGCTtagttggtgttgaaaattgcaacattactcgGAGGGAGTGTGGCTGAGTGAGTCCGCCCTGAGTGCTGCTTGATTGATTGTTTCCTtgagccggtgtttagtctgcaaccggatgtGACGAGTCTGCAGCCGGACAAGATGTCACACGCAGCAAAGGTATCGAaaaatggcaccgtttgattttacatgaaaCGACACCTGGTAGTACAGACAGATTTCAGTCGGTGCGTATAAAAGTACTAAATTCGGTATCCATTGCTAGTTGCAGCCCGACATACCTTGCATGTGAATCGTTATGAAAACTTGAGGAATTGGATCTATTGAACTGTCTACTATTTCCATATCTAAGTTTTCCTCCTTCTGCTTCTCTGTAGGCCAACTTCCACAGCTGCTGCAGACAACATGACTTTAACACCATATGATTACAATTACGACTACACCTTGCTTCCTGATTGGGAGTCTTCGGACTATGGGAAGTGTGATTACGAGCGTCACAGAGTGTATTTTCTTCCTGCCATCTACTCCACGTTCTTCCTCCTCGGCCTTCTGGGGAACTTCCTTGTCATCTGGGTCACCGTTTGTGGATTGCGACTTCGCAACATGACAGACGTGTGCCTCGTAAACTTGGCCATGGCTGACCTCCTGTTGGTCGGCTCCCTGCCCTTTTTGGCCCACCAAGCCCGGGACCACTGGATATTCGGGGACGCTATGTGCAAAATAGTCCTTGGTATTTACCAAATTGTTTTTTACACCGGTATTTTCTTCATCACGCTAATGAGCATCGACAGGTACTTGGCCATAGTGCACGCTGTTTACGCCATGAGGACGCGTACACGCTCTTTTGGCGTTATAGCAGCAGGTGTCACATGGCTAGCTGGATTTTTGTCATCGTTTCCTGAGGTCCTCTTCATAAAAAACCACAACCAGACCATACAGCGGTCTGTCCTCTCGAACGCCTCTTTCTGCTTCCCTGTGTATCCGGCCTTGGATGGCACTAACACTCACTTCTGGAGTGTTTTTGGTCTTTTTAAAATGAATATTTTGGGTGTATTCGTCCCCATGGTCATCATGGCTTTCTGCTACACACAAATCATCAGGCGGCTGCTTTCCACTCAGTCCTCCAAGAGACAGGCCATCCATTTAATCCTTGTGGTTGTGGCTGTCTTCGTCTTCTGCTGGGTGCCTTACAACGTGGCATCCTTCTTCAAAGCACTGGAGCTACTGAACATTTACTCTGAGTGCGAAAGCAGCAAAGTCATCCGACGGGCTTTGGAAATCACAGAAGTGATGGCTTACTTTCACAGCTGCCTCAACCCTGTGCTCTATGTGTTTGTGGGGGAGAAGTTCAGGAGGACCTTGCTCAGGTTGATCCACAGAGCTCCGTGCGCTCTGTGTCAACTGGTCAAGATGGTCATACCTCAGGAACACATCAGCAGGTCCATCATCTCCCAGACCACCAGCCTGGATGAGAGGAGCACTGCTGTGTAAAATAGGAGACAGTCACACTTGTCTTACTagttacccagcaggcacaagacattgatacaacgttgattatacatacatgtcctttaaaactgactttgaaacaacgttgcaaaatagttggatttgtaaattgagacaatgttggtgtctaacgttggtGGTGgtgttatggtatttttttttgtttttgttttttgtcataaataaatacaatcatgtgtgtttacagactgtatccccgcagactgtattgatctatattgatatataatatatatatattgtgttttttatgttgatttaataaaaaaaaaattaaaaacattatttatttatttttttaaatttcttgtgcggcccggtactaatcggtccacggaccggtaccaggttggggaccactggtctaaactaCAGGTGTGCGCGCATAAACTAAAAATGGTGGACGCAGGCATGGCAGTTTGGTagatttataccatatatggattaTCTGCTGGCAATGTTCATTCCTAACGgactgtttggaggaagtatgacggAAGGcaggattgttttataaatatctccgcaatgcctccacgcTTTGATTAAAACAATTCGAGACTTATGTAGATCCCGaatgcacaacagcaggtaccaactggtaagaaacgttggttttgTATGATAGGGACCCTTTAAATATGTCAAATCTattatatttgaaaataaaatgaatTCAGATGCAAAAACCCACAGagtgcaaattatttttttaatctacaaaacccaaaaccggtgaagttggcacgcaaataaaaacagaatacaatgatttgcaaatcttttgagacaggtctggactacaggcaggccagtctagtacccgcactgtttTACTGCAAAGCCACACTCTTGTAAcaagtgcagaatgtggcttggcattgtcttgctgaaataagcaggggtgtccatgaaaaagatattgcttggatggcaacatatatggtgctccaaaacctgtatgtacctttcagcattaatggtgccttcacagatgtgtaagttacccatgccttgggcactaatacacccccataccatcactgatgctggcttttgaacttcgcgcctataacagtccggatggttcttttcctctttggtccggagaacacaacgtccacagtttccaaaaacaatttgaaatgtggactcgtcagaccacagaacacttttacattttgcatcagttcatcttagatgagctcgggcccaccgAAGCCGTCtgcgtttatgggtgttgttgataaatggctttcgctttgcatagtagagttttaacttgcacttacagatgtagcgacaaactgtagttactgacagtggttttctgaagtgttcctgagtccatgtggtgatatcctttacacagtgatgtcggtttttgatgcagtaccgcgtgaggaatcgaaggtcatgggcattcaatgttggttttcggccttgctgcttacatgcagtgatttctccagattctctgaaccttttgatgatattacggaccgtagatggtgaaatccctaaattccttgcaatagtttgttgagaaatgttgttcttaaaatgttggaaaatttgctcacgcatttgttcacaaagtagtgaccctcgccccatccttgtttgtgaatgactgatcaattaatggaagctgcttttatacccaatcatggcacccacctgttcccaattagcctgttcacctgtgggatgttccaaataagtgtttgatgagcattcctcaactttctcagtcttttttgccacttgtgccagcttttttgaaacattttgcaggcatcaaattccaaatgagctaatatttgcaaaaaaacaaaacaaacacattttaccagttcgaacgttaaatatcttgtctttgcagtgtattcaattggatataggttgaaaaggaattgcaaatcattgtattctgtttttatttaccatttacacaaggtgccaacttcactggttttgggttttgtacaaactcAATATTATTTTAACAACAGCTTCTCAATAAAGACTCCAGCTGACTTCCATTTCAGAACCGAATGCagctgctccagcaccccctgcgacccagaaagggacacgCGGTTAGAAATAGATGGACGTTTCACTTTGAAAGCTTTGTAAAATTAAACAAACAGAAATTAAGTGCATTcaaagcgcttcactttttccacattttgttatgttacagccttatttcaaaatggaataaatacacatttgtccacaaaattctacacacaataacccataatgacaaGCTGAAAAGGTTTTTTAGAAAAAatcttgcaaatgtatttaaaaaaacaaaacaaaaataaaaatcacatgtacgtaCGTATTCACACAAtttgttcaatactttgttgatgcacctttggcaacaattacagcctcaagtctttttgaatacgatgccacaagctcggcacacctatctttgggcagtttcaccaattcctctttgcagcacctctcaagctccatcaggttgagtaggaagtgttggttttcatctaggatgtatctgtacattgctgcattcatctttccctctatcctgactagtctcccagttcctgccggtAAAAAATATCCTCACAGCATGATgccgccaccaccatgcttcgctgtagggatggtattggcctggtgatgagtggtgcctggttttATCCAAGCACGATGCCTGTCAAtcacaccaaagagttcaatctttatctcatcagaccagagagttTTATTCCTCATGCATGTTGGCAACTGTTTTACTAAGACATTTTTTCcatctggccactataccatacaggcctgattaatggattgctgcagagatggttgtccttctagaAGGTTCTCTTATCTCCACAGTGGAATGCTgtactgtagctctgacagagagaccatcaggttcttggtcacctccctggctagactaagatgaatgcagcaatgtacagagacttcCTGGATGAAAATAAATGCTTACCATCCAACCGTattgagcttgagaggtgctgcaaagaggaataggagaaactgcccaaagataggtgtgcaaagcttgtggcatcgtattcaaaaacacttcaggctgtaattgctgtctaaggtgcatcaacaaagaattgagcaaaggctgtgaatacttatgtgtgattttttttttttttttaatacatttgctaaatttaaagaaagaaaattatttttcacattgtcattatagggtattgtctgTATAATTTTTAGGACAAAATGGATTAATTCCATTTCGGaaaaaaggctgtaacataacatttggaaaaagtgaagcattgTGAATAGTTTCCAAATGTGCTGTCTAGCAAGTCAGTTATAACTTTTACATAAAACTACATTTCTCCGTGACATTGAGCATGAGTGAAATGCATATAAACAAATGCAGTAGCTTGATGCTGAATTGCATTGAAAACCCATATACATGCGCTAACAATTAGCTTTAGCAGTTTTACACATCGATTTTCTAACGCCTCCAAACTTGACAGTTAAATAGACAAAGAAGATGTACATAAACTGGTATTAATGAGCACAAAACACTTACAGGCAAACACTTTCCGAAGTTCAACAAGCGAGAGGTCTGGAACATTTAACATCTTGATTAGGGGTGTCCTAATCCGATAATGATATCATTCCGATATCAGCAAACATATATCTGATCATATTGGCTTGCATGCCAAATGTCTGATTATAGCTTCAATACAAgtcgtcctgcagcgtgtttacttgtgcacagATGACAGCCAGtttacatctaaatgtcctccaattagCACACAAGGTTGCTCTTTTCttgttttagtgaagtcatttacaaaagataaacacggtaggctataggctactagcagctacacaacagctaagcacacaattgcAAAAAAGGTAGACATAAGTGTCCAAACTTGAACTATATTGCagcctaaaacaccacatttgtcaatataaagaagTGTCAAATATTTGGATATTACATAGAGTACATATAAAAAGT containing:
- the LOC133660190 gene encoding C-C chemokine receptor type 4-like; this translates as MATTSPAVREYVFTRPTSTAAADNMTLTPYDYNYDYTLLPDWESSDYGKCDYERHRVYFLPAIYSTFFLLGLLGNFLVIWVTVCGLRLRNMTDVCLVNLAMADLLLVGSLPFLAHQARDHWIFGDAMCKIVLGIYQIVFYTGIFFITLMSIDRYLAIVHAVYAMRTRTRSFGVIAAGVTWLAGFLSSFPEVLFIKNHNQTIQRSVLSNASFCFPVYPALDGTNTHFWSVFGLFKMNILGVFVPMVIMAFCYTQIIRRLLSTQSSKRQAIHLILVVVAVFVFCWVPYNVASFFKALELLNIYSECESSKVIRRALEITEVMAYFHSCLNPVLYVFVGEKFRRTLLRLIHRAPCALCQLVKMVIPQEHISRSIISQTTSLDERSTAV